The following proteins come from a genomic window of Deinococcus malanensis:
- a CDS encoding 50S ribosomal protein L23 — protein MSHYDIIQKPVISEKAYAGMERGVYSFWVSPNATKTDIKSAIQKAFDVTVVGISTMNVRGKRKRVGRFIGQRADRKKAIVRLAEGQTIAALEGQA, from the coding sequence ATGAGCCACTACGACATCATCCAGAAGCCCGTGATCAGTGAGAAGGCCTACGCCGGCATGGAACGCGGCGTGTACTCCTTCTGGGTCAGCCCGAACGCAACCAAGACGGACATCAAGAGCGCTATCCAGAAGGCGTTCGACGTGACCGTGGTGGGCATCAGCACCATGAACGTCCGTGGCAAGCGCAAGCGCGTGGGCCGTTTTATCGGACAGCGTGCAGATCGCAAGAAGGCCATCGTGCGCCTCGCCGAGGGCCAGACCATTGCTGCCCTCGAGGGCCAGGCCTAA
- the rplN gene encoding 50S ribosomal protein L14 produces MIMPQSRLDVADNSGAREIMCIRVLNSGIGGKGLTTGGGGNKRYAHVGDIIVASVKDAAPRGTVKAGDVVKAVVVRTSHAIKRADGSTIRFDKNAAVIINNQGEPRGTRVFGPVARELRDRRFMKIVSLAPEVL; encoded by the coding sequence ATGATCATGCCTCAATCCCGCCTCGACGTGGCGGACAACAGCGGTGCGCGCGAAATCATGTGCATCCGCGTGCTGAACAGCGGTATTGGCGGCAAGGGCCTGACCACCGGTGGTGGCGGTAACAAGCGCTACGCCCACGTCGGTGACATCATCGTGGCCAGCGTCAAGGACGCCGCTCCCCGCGGCACCGTGAAGGCCGGCGACGTGGTCAAGGCCGTGGTCGTGCGCACCAGCCACGCCATCAAGCGCGCCGACGGCAGCACCATCCGTTTCGACAAGAACGCCGCCGTCATCATCAACAACCAGGGCGAGCCCCGTGGTACCCGCGTCTTCGGACCGGTGGCCCGTGAACTGCGTGACCGCCGCTTTATGAAGATCGTGTCCCTGGCCCCGGAGGTGCTGTAA
- the rpmC gene encoding 50S ribosomal protein L29 — protein MKPSDMRQLKAEDFQKEINSRKKELMELRFQAAMGNLAQPHRVTQLRREVAQLNTIRGEQLRAGEQK, from the coding sequence ATGAAGCCCAGTGACATGCGTCAACTCAAGGCCGAGGATTTCCAGAAGGAAATCAACAGCCGCAAGAAAGAACTGATGGAGCTGCGCTTCCAGGCCGCCATGGGAAACCTGGCCCAGCCGCACCGCGTCACGCAACTCCGCCGCGAAGTCGCGCAGCTCAACACCATTCGCGGTGAGCAGCTGCGCGCGGGAGAGCAGAAATGA
- the rpsH gene encoding 30S ribosomal protein S8 codes for MLSDPIADMLTRIRNATRTHKETVDVPASNFKEQLANLLVAEGYVAGVERTRPEGAPADMLRLTLKYGAKREQVIKHIERISRPGRRAYVSAENLPRIQRGMGVAVVSTSKGLLPDREARKLGVGGEVICVLW; via the coding sequence ATGCTGAGTGATCCCATCGCCGACATGCTCACGCGCATCCGCAACGCGACGCGCACCCACAAGGAAACCGTGGACGTCCCGGCTTCCAACTTCAAAGAGCAGCTCGCCAACCTGCTCGTGGCCGAAGGCTACGTGGCTGGCGTCGAGCGCACCCGTCCCGAAGGCGCGCCGGCCGACATGCTGCGTCTGACCCTCAAGTACGGCGCCAAGCGCGAGCAGGTCATCAAGCACATCGAGCGCATCAGCCGTCCTGGCCGCCGCGCCTACGTGAGCGCCGAGAACCTGCCCCGCATCCAGCGCGGCATGGGCGTTGCGGTGGTCTCCACCAGCAAAGGCCTGCTGCCCGACCGCGAAGCCCGCAAGCTGGGCGTCGGCGGCGAAGTTATCTGCGTTCTCTGGTAA
- a CDS encoding adenylate kinase → MTQTENKVVIFLGPPGAGKGTQAERLAAEQVLSKISTGDILREHVARGTELGQQVKPILDAGHLVPDDILIALIRDKLAGMSPVRVIFDGFPRTGAQAEALDSLLEDLGAPVTAVPLLEVPDQVLIDRIVERGQQAQARGEAVRSDDNEETARRRQQVYREQTQPLIDYYAGRGQLYTVNGVGSLDEVYDRILKGMQNTE, encoded by the coding sequence TTGACGCAAACGGAAAATAAGGTCGTGATTTTTCTGGGCCCGCCTGGTGCGGGCAAGGGCACACAGGCCGAACGTCTGGCCGCAGAGCAGGTCCTGAGCAAGATCAGTACCGGAGACATTCTGCGCGAGCACGTGGCGCGGGGCACCGAGCTCGGTCAGCAGGTCAAACCGATCCTGGATGCAGGACACCTCGTTCCCGATGACATTCTGATTGCGCTGATTCGCGACAAGCTGGCGGGGATGTCACCGGTGCGCGTGATCTTTGATGGCTTTCCGCGCACTGGCGCGCAGGCTGAAGCGCTGGACTCGTTGCTTGAGGACCTGGGGGCTCCCGTGACCGCAGTCCCGTTGCTGGAAGTGCCGGATCAGGTCCTGATCGACCGGATCGTCGAGCGTGGGCAGCAGGCCCAGGCACGCGGAGAGGCCGTGCGCAGCGACGACAATGAAGAGACGGCCCGCCGGCGTCAGCAGGTGTACCGGGAACAGACGCAGCCGCTGATCGATTACTACGCCGGGCGCGGCCAGCTGTATACGGTCAATGGTGTGGGGAGCCTGGACGAGGTCTACGACCGGATTCTGAAAGGAATGCAGAACACCGAATAG
- the secY gene encoding preprotein translocase subunit SecY, which translates to MLRAFRDAFRIPDLRRKIVFTLLLLAVYRLGSAIPTPGVNSAALSQANSGGLFGLISMISGGNLSQFSIFALGVLPYITASIVIQLMTTTIPALEKLSKEGEEGRKKINQFTRYAAVGLGTLQALFFSLYINSNPSFIAVGWEPGLFTILVMVLTQVAGIAFTMWIGERITEVGVGNGISLIITAGIIAVYPTEIANTAELFRTDAVQLMPLLAFIAVIIATIAGIVYIYQAERRVPVTYARARGGAAGQARGAGQATWLPIKVNQAGVIPVIFASAMLILPNLVASATETRAPEVSAWINSNLVFGAPLYIALEAALIFGFTYLYNSVQFDPKRIAEQLREAGGFIPGVRPGVPTAEFLGGISGRLSLWGAIFLVILTIFPQVVQRATGITTFQFSGTGLLIIVGVALETLKQLEAQLTVRRYDGFISKGRIRSRLNN; encoded by the coding sequence ATGCTCCGCGCCTTCCGCGACGCATTCCGGATTCCGGATCTTCGGCGGAAGATTGTCTTCACCCTGCTGCTGCTTGCCGTCTATCGCCTGGGGAGTGCTATTCCCACCCCAGGCGTGAACAGTGCCGCCCTGAGTCAAGCGAACTCGGGCGGCCTGTTCGGCTTGATCAGCATGATCTCGGGCGGCAATCTTTCGCAGTTCTCGATCTTTGCGCTGGGGGTGCTGCCGTATATCACGGCCAGCATCGTGATCCAGTTGATGACCACCACCATTCCCGCCCTGGAAAAGCTCTCCAAGGAGGGTGAGGAAGGTCGCAAGAAGATCAACCAGTTCACCCGTTATGCAGCAGTTGGTCTGGGGACCTTGCAGGCTCTGTTTTTCTCGCTGTACATCAACAGCAACCCGTCGTTCATTGCGGTGGGCTGGGAGCCGGGCCTGTTCACCATTCTGGTGATGGTGCTGACCCAGGTCGCGGGTATCGCCTTCACCATGTGGATCGGCGAGCGCATCACCGAGGTGGGGGTCGGCAACGGGATCAGCCTGATCATCACCGCCGGTATCATCGCGGTGTATCCGACCGAGATCGCCAATACGGCCGAACTGTTCCGCACGGACGCCGTTCAGTTGATGCCGCTGCTGGCCTTTATCGCCGTCATCATCGCGACCATCGCGGGCATCGTATATATCTACCAGGCCGAGCGCCGCGTGCCCGTAACTTACGCACGGGCACGGGGTGGAGCAGCCGGGCAGGCACGCGGAGCCGGGCAGGCCACCTGGCTGCCCATCAAGGTCAACCAGGCCGGCGTGATTCCAGTGATTTTCGCCAGCGCCATGCTGATTCTGCCCAACCTGGTCGCCAGCGCCACCGAGACCCGGGCGCCGGAGGTCAGTGCCTGGATCAACTCGAATCTGGTGTTCGGTGCGCCGCTGTACATTGCCCTGGAAGCGGCGCTGATCTTCGGGTTCACTTACCTGTACAACAGCGTGCAGTTTGACCCCAAGCGCATCGCGGAGCAGTTACGTGAAGCGGGCGGGTTTATTCCCGGCGTCCGCCCTGGCGTACCCACGGCCGAGTTCCTGGGTGGTATCAGTGGCCGTCTGAGCCTGTGGGGGGCGATCTTCCTGGTGATCCTGACGATCTTCCCGCAGGTCGTTCAGCGCGCCACTGGCATCACCACGTTTCAGTTCTCGGGGACGGGCCTGCTGATTATTGTGGGGGTCGCGCTTGAGACCCTCAAGCAGCTGGAAGCGCAGCTCACCGTGCGGCGCTACGACGGCTTTATCAGCAAGGGCCGGATCCGCAGCCGCCTGAACAACTAG
- the rplF gene encoding 50S ribosomal protein L6, whose amino-acid sequence MSRIGKQPIAVPSGVTVNAQEGMFRVKGPKGELTVPFNPDLTIREDNGQLLVERPSDRQEHRALHGLTRTLVANAVKGVSDGFTINLELRGVGYRAKLNGKALEMTIGYSHPVVIDPPAGVTFTVPEPTKIDVSGIDKQLVGQVAANVREVRKPDAYHGKGVRFVGQQIALKAGKAGATGGKGKK is encoded by the coding sequence ATGTCCCGCATCGGTAAACAACCCATCGCCGTGCCCAGCGGCGTGACCGTGAACGCCCAGGAAGGCATGTTCAGGGTCAAGGGCCCCAAAGGTGAACTGACCGTTCCCTTCAACCCTGATCTCACCATCCGTGAAGACAACGGCCAATTGCTGGTCGAGCGTCCCAGCGACCGCCAGGAGCACCGCGCCCTGCACGGCCTGACCCGTACCCTGGTGGCCAACGCCGTCAAGGGTGTGAGTGACGGCTTCACCATCAACCTGGAACTGCGTGGCGTCGGTTACCGCGCCAAGCTCAATGGCAAAGCCCTGGAAATGACCATCGGCTACAGCCACCCTGTGGTGATCGATCCGCCCGCCGGCGTGACCTTCACCGTGCCCGAACCCACCAAGATCGACGTGAGCGGCATCGACAAGCAGCTCGTCGGCCAGGTGGCCGCCAACGTCCGCGAAGTTCGCAAGCCTGACGCCTACCACGGCAAAGGTGTGCGTTTCGTTGGTCAGCAGATCGCCCTGAAGGCCGGTAAGGCCGGCGCCACGGGCGGGAAAGGGAAGAAATAA
- the rplE gene encoding 50S ribosomal protein L5 produces the protein MQTLKTKYNEQVRPALMQQFGYSSVMAVPRIEKIVINEGLGSSKEDSKAIDKAARELALITLQKPIITKAKKSISNFKLRQGMPVGVKVTLRNERMYVFLEKLVNIGLPRIRDFRGINPNAFDGRGNYNLGIKEQLIFPEITYDMVDKVRGMDITIVTTAKTDEEARALLQAMGLPFRK, from the coding sequence ATGCAGACCCTCAAGACCAAGTACAACGAGCAGGTACGCCCTGCCCTGATGCAGCAGTTCGGCTACTCCAGCGTGATGGCCGTGCCGCGCATCGAAAAGATCGTGATCAACGAAGGCCTCGGCAGCAGCAAGGAAGACAGCAAGGCCATTGACAAGGCTGCGCGTGAGCTGGCCCTGATCACCCTGCAAAAGCCCATCATCACCAAGGCCAAGAAGAGCATCAGCAACTTCAAGCTGCGTCAGGGCATGCCCGTGGGCGTCAAGGTCACGCTGCGCAACGAGCGCATGTACGTGTTCCTGGAGAAGCTGGTCAACATCGGCCTGCCGCGTATCCGCGACTTCCGTGGGATCAACCCCAATGCCTTTGACGGCCGCGGTAACTACAACCTCGGCATCAAAGAGCAGCTGATCTTCCCTGAGATCACCTATGATATGGTCGACAAGGTGCGTGGCATGGACATCACCATCGTGACCACCGCGAAAACCGACGAGGAAGCCCGCGCGCTGCTCCAGGCGATGGGACTCCCCTTCCGCAAGTAA
- the rplV gene encoding 50S ribosomal protein L22 — protein sequence MTAPTPEFRNKKQRKQQVKLRTPGKAIAKYVRMSPRKVRLVVDVIRGKTVRDAEDILRFLPKSASEPVAKVLNSAKHNALHNDEMLEDRLVITAAYVDAGPTLKRLIPRARGSANILKKRTSHITIIVGERAETRGGKR from the coding sequence ATGACCGCCCCCACGCCTGAATTTCGCAACAAGAAGCAGCGCAAGCAGCAGGTCAAGCTGCGCACGCCCGGCAAGGCCATCGCCAAGTACGTGCGTATGAGCCCCCGCAAGGTGCGTCTGGTCGTGGATGTCATTCGCGGCAAGACTGTGCGTGACGCCGAGGACATCCTGCGCTTTCTGCCCAAGAGTGCCTCCGAGCCCGTCGCCAAGGTGCTCAACAGCGCCAAGCACAACGCGCTGCACAACGACGAGATGCTCGAAGACCGCCTGGTCATCACCGCCGCCTACGTGGACGCTGGTCCGACCCTCAAGCGTCTGATCCCCCGGGCCCGTGGCAGCGCCAACATCCTCAAGAAGCGCACCAGCCACATCACCATCATTGTCGGCGAACGCGCCGAAACCCGTGGGGGCAAACGCTAA
- the rpsS gene encoding 30S ribosomal protein S19, producing MPRSLKKGPFVDDHLLKKVDAQNERKDKRVIKTWSRRSTIVPEMIGHTIAVHNGKQHVPVFVNEQMIGHKLGEFSPTRSYRGHGADKNAKGSKKK from the coding sequence ATGCCCCGCAGCCTCAAGAAAGGCCCGTTCGTGGATGATCACCTCCTGAAGAAGGTGGACGCCCAGAACGAGCGTAAAGACAAGCGCGTCATCAAGACGTGGAGCCGCCGCTCAACCATCGTGCCGGAAATGATCGGTCACACCATCGCCGTGCACAACGGCAAGCAGCACGTGCCGGTGTTCGTCAACGAGCAGATGATCGGCCACAAGCTTGGTGAATTTTCCCCCACCCGCAGCTACCGCGGGCACGGCGCGGACAAGAACGCCAAGGGGAGCAAGAAGAAATGA
- the rpsQ gene encoding 30S ribosomal protein S17 yields the protein MKKTFTGVVVSDKADKTVSVKVERRFAHPLYGKVVTRSHKYAAHDENNEFKIGDRVEILAVRPISKTKTWKVTKLIERPRGIETTAVETEGGNA from the coding sequence ATGAAGAAGACCTTCACCGGCGTCGTCGTGAGCGACAAGGCCGACAAGACCGTCAGTGTCAAGGTGGAGCGCCGCTTCGCTCACCCCCTGTACGGCAAGGTTGTGACCCGCAGCCACAAGTACGCGGCCCACGACGAGAACAACGAGTTCAAGATCGGTGACCGCGTCGAGATCCTGGCTGTGCGTCCCATCAGCAAGACCAAGACCTGGAAGGTCACCAAGCTGATTGAGCGTCCCCGCGGCATCGAGACCACCGCCGTGGAAACTGAAGGGGGTAACGCATGA
- the rplB gene encoding 50S ribosomal protein L2 yields the protein MAVKKYRPYTPSRRQMTTADFSGLTKKRPEKALTEALPKTGGRNNRGRITSRFIGGGHKRLYRIIDFKRRDKSGVSARVAAIEYDPNRSARIALLNYADGEKRYILAPEGLQVGATINTGPEAEPKLGNALPLRFIPVGAVVHALELVPGKGAQLARSAGTSVQVQGKESEYVIVRLPSGELRRIHTECYATIGAVGNAEHKNINLGKAGRSRWLGRKPHQRGSAMNPVDHPHGGGEGRTGAGRQPVSPWGQLAKGLKTRRKRKNSDRFIVTRRGGK from the coding sequence ATGGCCGTCAAGAAATACCGTCCCTATACCCCCAGCCGTCGCCAGATGACGACTGCGGACTTCAGCGGACTGACCAAGAAGCGCCCCGAGAAGGCCCTGACTGAAGCGCTCCCCAAGACCGGCGGACGCAATAACCGTGGCCGCATCACCAGCCGCTTTATCGGCGGCGGGCACAAGCGCCTGTACCGCATCATCGACTTCAAGCGCCGTGACAAGAGTGGCGTGAGCGCCCGCGTGGCCGCGATCGAATACGATCCCAACCGCAGCGCCCGCATCGCCCTGCTCAACTACGCCGACGGCGAGAAGCGTTACATCCTGGCTCCCGAAGGCCTGCAGGTCGGCGCGACCATCAACACCGGTCCTGAAGCCGAGCCCAAGCTGGGTAACGCCCTGCCCCTGCGCTTTATCCCCGTGGGTGCGGTTGTGCACGCCCTCGAACTGGTTCCCGGCAAGGGCGCCCAGCTCGCCCGCAGCGCCGGCACCAGCGTGCAGGTCCAGGGTAAGGAAAGCGAGTACGTCATCGTGCGCCTGCCCAGCGGCGAACTGCGCCGCATCCACACCGAGTGCTACGCCACCATCGGTGCCGTGGGCAACGCCGAGCACAAGAACATCAACCTCGGTAAAGCCGGACGCAGCCGCTGGCTCGGCCGTAAGCCCCATCAGCGTGGATCGGCCATGAACCCCGTAGATCACCCCCACGGCGGTGGTGAAGGCCGTACCGGCGCAGGCCGTCAGCCTGTCAGCCCCTGGGGTCAGCTGGCCAAGGGTCTCAAGACCCGCCGCAAGCGCAAGAACAGCGACCGTTTCATCGTCACCCGCCGCGGCGGGAAGTAA
- the rplX gene encoding 50S ribosomal protein L24: protein MPRPSAGSHHSDKLHVKKGDTVVVLSGKHKGKSGKVLLALPRDQKVIVEGVNLVTKHVKPSASNPQGGIEQREGALHASKVSIVDPETGKATRIRKQIVDGKKVRVAVASGKVID from the coding sequence ATGCCCCGTCCCAGCGCCGGAAGCCACCACAGCGACAAGCTGCACGTCAAGAAGGGTGACACTGTTGTCGTCCTGAGCGGCAAGCACAAAGGCAAGTCGGGCAAGGTTCTGCTCGCGCTGCCCCGTGACCAGAAGGTCATCGTGGAAGGCGTGAACCTGGTCACCAAGCACGTCAAGCCCAGCGCCAGCAACCCCCAGGGCGGCATCGAGCAGCGTGAAGGCGCGCTGCACGCCAGCAAGGTGTCCATCGTGGATCCCGAAACCGGCAAGGCCACCCGTATCCGCAAGCAGATCGTCGACGGTAAGAAAGTGCGCGTCGCGGTCGCCAGCGGCAAAGTTATCGACTGA
- a CDS encoding type Z 30S ribosomal protein S14 translates to MANTSKVVKAARGHKFAVQNYSRCSRCGRARGYYRFFGMCRICIREMAHKGELPGVKKSSW, encoded by the coding sequence ATGGCGAACACCTCGAAAGTTGTCAAGGCGGCGCGCGGCCATAAATTTGCCGTGCAGAACTACAGCCGCTGCTCCCGTTGTGGCCGCGCACGCGGTTACTACCGCTTCTTCGGCATGTGCCGCATCTGCATCCGCGAGATGGCACACAAGGGCGAACTGCCCGGCGTGAAGAAGAGCAGCTGGTAA
- the rpsE gene encoding 30S ribosomal protein S5, with protein sequence MTFNRRNDRNVERETSEFEEKMLFVNRTSKTYQGGRRFRFAALVILGDRNGRVGMGIGKAKEVPVAIEKAKSIARKNMIQVPVENGTIPHEIVGVNSTSRVLLKPAGPGTGVIAGTVPRSIAELAGITNMLSKELGSRNKVNVAYAVFDGFKNLRTAKQVRALRGTEAAPVTGGAQ encoded by the coding sequence TTGACTTTTAATCGTCGTAACGACCGCAACGTGGAGCGCGAGACCAGCGAATTCGAAGAGAAGATGCTGTTCGTCAACCGCACCAGCAAAACCTATCAGGGTGGCCGCCGCTTCCGTTTCGCCGCGCTGGTGATCCTGGGCGACCGCAACGGCCGCGTGGGCATGGGCATCGGCAAGGCCAAGGAAGTGCCCGTGGCCATCGAGAAGGCCAAGAGCATCGCCCGCAAGAATATGATTCAAGTGCCGGTCGAGAACGGCACCATCCCCCACGAGATTGTCGGCGTGAACAGCACCAGCCGTGTGCTGCTCAAGCCTGCTGGCCCCGGTACCGGCGTGATCGCGGGCACCGTGCCCCGCTCGATCGCCGAGCTGGCTGGGATCACCAACATGCTGTCTAAAGAACTGGGCAGCCGCAACAAGGTGAACGTGGCCTACGCCGTGTTCGACGGTTTCAAAAACCTCCGCACCGCCAAGCAGGTCCGCGCGCTGCGCGGCACCGAGGCGGCGCCCGTTACTGGAGGCGCGCAGTGA
- the rpmD gene encoding 50S ribosomal protein L30: MKITLKRSVIGRPQSQVDTVKALGLKKIGDSREVQDSPAIRGMVNTVKHLLEVEA; encoded by the coding sequence GTGAAAATTACCCTCAAGCGCAGCGTCATCGGCCGTCCCCAGAGTCAGGTGGACACCGTCAAGGCGCTGGGCCTCAAGAAGATCGGTGACAGCCGTGAAGTCCAGGACAGCCCTGCCATCCGTGGCATGGTGAACACCGTCAAGCACCTGCTGGAGGTGGAAGCGTGA
- the rplP gene encoding 50S ribosomal protein L16, whose translation MLLPKRTKYRKQHRGRMTGDAKGGDYVAFGDFGLIALEPAWIRSNQIEACRIVMSRHFRRGGKIYIRIFPDKPVTKKPAETRMGKGKGAVEFWVSVVKPGRVMFEVAGVTEEQAKEAFRLAGHKLPIQTKMVKREVYDEAQ comes from the coding sequence ATGCTTCTTCCGAAGCGCACCAAGTACCGTAAGCAGCACCGTGGCCGTATGACTGGCGACGCCAAGGGCGGCGACTATGTGGCCTTCGGTGACTTCGGCCTGATTGCCCTGGAGCCCGCCTGGATCCGTAGCAACCAGATCGAGGCCTGCCGTATCGTCATGAGCCGTCACTTCCGCCGTGGCGGGAAGATCTACATCCGCATCTTCCCCGACAAGCCGGTGACCAAGAAGCCCGCCGAGACCCGAATGGGTAAGGGGAAGGGTGCCGTGGAGTTCTGGGTGAGTGTCGTCAAGCCCGGCCGCGTGATGTTCGAAGTTGCTGGCGTGACCGAGGAACAGGCCAAGGAAGCTTTCCGCCTGGCCGGCCACAAGCTCCCCATCCAGACCAAGATGGTCAAGCGCGAGGTCTACGATGAAGCCCAGTGA
- the rpsC gene encoding 30S ribosomal protein S3 yields MGNKINPNGFRLGITRGWNSRWYAGKKQYAGLLKEDEKIRKLVDKKLAAAGIARVEIERAGQQVNVIISAAKPGIVIGKGGDSIKQLRADIERLVSAGTVAVNVAEIPNPNISAPLVALRIAEQIERRFAFRRAMKQAAQRVMESGARGVKVVLSGRLGGAEQARRETVREGRVPLHTLRADIDYGTALARTTYGILGIKVMVFTGEVIGGRTETIARPQRRNDERRPEGGDRANRRRPTARRRAGGE; encoded by the coding sequence ATGGGCAACAAGATTAACCCGAACGGCTTCCGCCTCGGCATTACCCGTGGCTGGAATAGCCGCTGGTACGCCGGCAAGAAGCAGTACGCCGGCCTCTTGAAGGAAGATGAGAAGATCCGCAAGCTCGTGGACAAGAAGCTGGCTGCTGCCGGCATTGCCCGGGTGGAAATCGAGCGCGCTGGCCAGCAGGTCAACGTCATCATCTCTGCGGCCAAGCCTGGCATCGTGATCGGTAAGGGCGGCGACAGCATCAAGCAGCTGCGCGCTGACATCGAGCGTCTCGTGAGCGCCGGTACTGTTGCCGTGAACGTCGCTGAGATTCCCAACCCCAACATCAGCGCTCCGCTGGTCGCCCTGCGTATCGCTGAGCAGATCGAGCGCCGCTTCGCGTTCCGCCGCGCCATGAAGCAGGCGGCGCAGCGCGTGATGGAGTCCGGTGCCCGTGGCGTCAAAGTCGTGCTGAGCGGCCGTCTGGGCGGTGCCGAGCAGGCTCGCCGTGAGACCGTACGCGAAGGCCGTGTGCCGCTGCACACCCTGCGCGCCGACATCGACTACGGCACTGCGCTGGCCCGCACCACCTACGGCATCCTGGGCATCAAGGTCATGGTCTTTACCGGTGAGGTTATCGGCGGCCGGACCGAGACCATCGCCCGTCCCCAGCGCCGCAACGACGAGCGCCGTCCCGAAGGTGGCGACCGCGCCAACCGCCGCCGCCCCACCGCGCGCCGCCGCGCCGGAGGTGAATGA
- the rplR gene encoding 50S ribosomal protein L18: protein MAAQTSIRRKLRARRKVRIAAGERPRLSVFRSSKHIYAQIIDDKNGTTLAAASSAVVKSGNKTDTAAAVGKALAEAASARGVKQVVFDRGQYKYHGRVKALADAAREGGLDF from the coding sequence ATGGCTGCCCAGACCTCCATCCGCCGCAAGCTGCGCGCCCGCCGCAAGGTTCGCATCGCCGCTGGCGAGCGCCCGCGCCTGAGCGTATTCCGCTCCAGCAAGCACATCTACGCCCAGATCATCGATGACAAGAACGGCACCACGCTCGCCGCTGCTTCCAGCGCTGTCGTGAAGTCCGGCAACAAAACCGACACTGCCGCTGCTGTCGGCAAGGCCTTGGCCGAAGCTGCCAGCGCCAGGGGTGTCAAGCAGGTGGTGTTCGACCGCGGCCAGTACAAGTATCACGGACGCGTGAAGGCGCTCGCAGACGCGGCGCGGGAGGGTGGCCTTGACTTTTAA
- the rplO gene encoding 50S ribosomal protein L15, producing the protein MKLHELKPAEGSRKNRKRVGRGPGGTDKTAGRGHKGQKSRSGAGKGSFFEGGRSTLISRLPKRGFNNVGTTYEVIKLGQLGALEGDTFDREALMLAGLVRRKNWPVKLLATGEVTRAVTVHVDAASAAAVKAVEAAGGKVILPTRQTEDAQKAE; encoded by the coding sequence GTGAAGCTCCACGAACTCAAGCCCGCCGAGGGCAGCCGCAAGAACCGCAAGCGCGTCGGTCGTGGCCCCGGCGGCACCGACAAGACCGCTGGGCGCGGTCATAAGGGCCAGAAGTCGCGCAGCGGCGCTGGCAAGGGCAGCTTCTTCGAAGGTGGCCGCAGCACCCTGATCAGCCGCCTGCCCAAGCGTGGTTTCAACAATGTTGGCACCACCTACGAAGTCATTAAACTGGGCCAGCTGGGCGCACTTGAAGGCGACACCTTTGACCGCGAGGCCCTGATGCTGGCCGGTCTGGTCCGCCGCAAGAACTGGCCGGTCAAACTGCTGGCCACCGGTGAAGTGACCCGCGCCGTGACCGTGCATGTGGACGCCGCCAGTGCCGCTGCCGTCAAGGCTGTGGAAGCTGCCGGGGGCAAGGTCATCCTGCCGACCCGCCAGACCGAAGACGCCCAGAAGGCGGAGTAA